Proteins co-encoded in one Arachis hypogaea cultivar Tifrunner chromosome 11, arahy.Tifrunner.gnm2.J5K5, whole genome shotgun sequence genomic window:
- the LOC112723252 gene encoding uncharacterized protein isoform X1, which yields MALPHTPPQPYTWLWPPASPLSSSRMTTITTSGTPTLTTITSTLVAPVTTSTTSLTSRHHRCTLLHHHHFPDPVVTSIVSVITTFVLTATLILSASASTSASTSPPPLAPLRPRPLPPRRPTIPNPSHQTPFPIPVLKKESKDPVVQFLEGELLIVCLYSNPGGRFASREKMSLLKNCRSFLSNFFFIPVGMLQRNSNMTRLWMFPLSSLSEAEKVLGEISNYKVQLEVVKAKLKSAKSKDESESVKFTQKNLINKIYTNSADAKIPAALEYLGTVIEAGCKFLIFAHHQPMRYMSAFLRKKWVASGLMEVHPLHQGNNWLQISGKRIISRQLYYPLKREELD from the exons ATGGCTCTTCCACACACACCACCGCAACCATATACATGGCTCTGGCCACCTGCCTCACCTCTATCCTCCTCCAGGATGACCACGATCACCACCTCCGGTACTCCCACCCTGACCACCATCACCTCTACCTTAGTGGCCCCCGTAACCACCTCCACCACCTCCCTGACCTCCCGTCACCACCGTTGTaccctcctccaccaccaccacttccctGACCCCGTCGTCACCTCCATCGTCTCCGTCATCACCACCTTCGTCCTCACCGCTACCCTCATCCTCTCCGCCTCTGCCTCCACGTCGGCCTCTACCTCACCACCACCTCTAGCTCCTCTACGGCCGCGACCCCTCCCCCCTCGCCGTCCAACCATTCCCAACCCTTCCCACCAAACCCCATTTCCGATTCCCGTCCTCAAAA AAGAATCAAAAGACCCTGTGGTTCAGTTTCTGGAAGGAGAACTTCTCATAGTGTGTTTGTATTCCAATCCAGGTGGACGCTTTGCCTCAAGGGAAAAA ATGAGCCTTCTAAAGAACTGCCGAAGTTTTCTGTCAAACTTTTTCTTCATTCCAGTGGGCATGTTGCAGCGAAATTCCAATATGACCAG GTTATGGATGTTCCCGCTTTCTTCCTTGTCAGAAGCAGAGAAGGTTCTAGGagaaatatctaattataaagtTCAG TTGGAGGTGGTAAAAGCCAAACTCAAGTCTGCTAAATCAAAAGATGAGTCTGAATCTGTTAAATTTACTCAAAAGAATCTGATTAACAAG ATATATACTAATTCTGCAGATGCCAAGATTCCTGCTGCTCTTGAGTATCTCGGAACTGTCATTGAG GCAGGTTGCAAGTTTCTTATATTTGCGCACCATCAGCCAATGAGATACATGAGTGCCTTCTT AAGAAAAAAGTGGGTTGCATCCGGATTGATGGAGGTACACCCGCTGCATCAAGGCAACAATTGGTTACAGATTTCCGGGAAAAGGATTATATCAAGGCAGCTGTA CTATCCATTAAAGCGGGAGGAGTTGGATTAA
- the LOC112723252 gene encoding uncharacterized protein isoform X2, producing MALPHTPPQPYTWLWPPASPLSSSRMTTITTSGTPTLTTITSTLVAPVTTSTTSLTSRHHRCTLLHHHHFPDPVVTSIVSVITTFVLTATLILSASASTSASTSPPPLAPLRPRPLPPRRPTIPNPSHQTPFPIPVLKKESKDPVVQFLEGELLIVCLYSNPGGRFASREKMSLLKNCRSFLSNFFFIPVGMLQRNSNMTRLWMFPLSSLSEAEKVLGEISNYKVQLEVVKAKLKSAKSKDESESVKFTQKNLINKIYTNSADAKIPAALEYLGTVIEAGCKFLIFAHHQPMRYMSAFLRKKWVASGLMEVHPLHQGNNWLQISGKRIISRQL from the exons ATGGCTCTTCCACACACACCACCGCAACCATATACATGGCTCTGGCCACCTGCCTCACCTCTATCCTCCTCCAGGATGACCACGATCACCACCTCCGGTACTCCCACCCTGACCACCATCACCTCTACCTTAGTGGCCCCCGTAACCACCTCCACCACCTCCCTGACCTCCCGTCACCACCGTTGTaccctcctccaccaccaccacttccctGACCCCGTCGTCACCTCCATCGTCTCCGTCATCACCACCTTCGTCCTCACCGCTACCCTCATCCTCTCCGCCTCTGCCTCCACGTCGGCCTCTACCTCACCACCACCTCTAGCTCCTCTACGGCCGCGACCCCTCCCCCCTCGCCGTCCAACCATTCCCAACCCTTCCCACCAAACCCCATTTCCGATTCCCGTCCTCAAAA AAGAATCAAAAGACCCTGTGGTTCAGTTTCTGGAAGGAGAACTTCTCATAGTGTGTTTGTATTCCAATCCAGGTGGACGCTTTGCCTCAAGGGAAAAA ATGAGCCTTCTAAAGAACTGCCGAAGTTTTCTGTCAAACTTTTTCTTCATTCCAGTGGGCATGTTGCAGCGAAATTCCAATATGACCAG GTTATGGATGTTCCCGCTTTCTTCCTTGTCAGAAGCAGAGAAGGTTCTAGGagaaatatctaattataaagtTCAG TTGGAGGTGGTAAAAGCCAAACTCAAGTCTGCTAAATCAAAAGATGAGTCTGAATCTGTTAAATTTACTCAAAAGAATCTGATTAACAAG ATATATACTAATTCTGCAGATGCCAAGATTCCTGCTGCTCTTGAGTATCTCGGAACTGTCATTGAG GCAGGTTGCAAGTTTCTTATATTTGCGCACCATCAGCCAATGAGATACATGAGTGCCTTCTT AAGAAAAAAGTGGGTTGCATCCGGATTGATGGAGGTACACCCGCTGCATCAAGGCAACAATTGGTTACAGATTTCCGGGAAAAGGATTATATCAAGGCAGCTGTAG
- the LOC112723252 gene encoding uncharacterized protein isoform X3 — protein MALPHTPPQPYTWLWPPASPLSSSRMTTITTSGTPTLTTITSTLVAPVTTSTTSLTSRHHRCTLLHHHHFPDPVVTSIVSVITTFVLTATLILSASASTSASTSPPPLAPLRPRPLPPRRPTIPNPSHQTPFPIPVLKKESKDPVVQFLEGELLIVCLYSNPGGRFASREKMSLLKNCRSFLSNFFFIPVGMLQRNSNMTRLWMFPLSSLSEAEKVLGEISNYKVQLEVVKAKLKSAKSKDESESVKFTQKNLINKMPRFLLLLSISELSLRQVASFLYLRTISQ, from the exons ATGGCTCTTCCACACACACCACCGCAACCATATACATGGCTCTGGCCACCTGCCTCACCTCTATCCTCCTCCAGGATGACCACGATCACCACCTCCGGTACTCCCACCCTGACCACCATCACCTCTACCTTAGTGGCCCCCGTAACCACCTCCACCACCTCCCTGACCTCCCGTCACCACCGTTGTaccctcctccaccaccaccacttccctGACCCCGTCGTCACCTCCATCGTCTCCGTCATCACCACCTTCGTCCTCACCGCTACCCTCATCCTCTCCGCCTCTGCCTCCACGTCGGCCTCTACCTCACCACCACCTCTAGCTCCTCTACGGCCGCGACCCCTCCCCCCTCGCCGTCCAACCATTCCCAACCCTTCCCACCAAACCCCATTTCCGATTCCCGTCCTCAAAA AAGAATCAAAAGACCCTGTGGTTCAGTTTCTGGAAGGAGAACTTCTCATAGTGTGTTTGTATTCCAATCCAGGTGGACGCTTTGCCTCAAGGGAAAAA ATGAGCCTTCTAAAGAACTGCCGAAGTTTTCTGTCAAACTTTTTCTTCATTCCAGTGGGCATGTTGCAGCGAAATTCCAATATGACCAG GTTATGGATGTTCCCGCTTTCTTCCTTGTCAGAAGCAGAGAAGGTTCTAGGagaaatatctaattataaagtTCAG TTGGAGGTGGTAAAAGCCAAACTCAAGTCTGCTAAATCAAAAGATGAGTCTGAATCTGTTAAATTTACTCAAAAGAATCTGATTAACAAG ATGCCAAGATTCCTGCTGCTCTTGAGTATCTCGGAACTGTCATTGAG GCAGGTTGCAAGTTTCTTATATTTGCGCACCATCAGCCAATGA